A single window of Senegalia massiliensis DNA harbors:
- the rpe gene encoding ribulose-phosphate 3-epimerase, with product MYKISPSILSADFSNIKEDILKTVEGGADYIHLDVMDGLFVPNITFGAPVIKKLRKITKKTFDVHLMIEKPERFIEDFKDAGADIITVHQEASIHLHRTITQIKSLGLKAGVSLNPATPIETIKHLLNDIDMILIMTVNPGFGGQGLIKEMKEKVMELRAIIDENNLDIDIQVDGGVKLDNIEELKSWGANIFVVGSGIFKAEDIELETKKYKQKLIQKDS from the coding sequence ATGTATAAAATTTCACCATCAATACTTTCGGCAGATTTTAGTAATATTAAAGAAGATATACTTAAAACTGTTGAAGGTGGAGCTGATTATATTCATTTAGATGTAATGGATGGATTATTTGTGCCAAATATAACTTTTGGAGCTCCTGTTATTAAAAAATTGAGAAAGATAACAAAAAAAACTTTTGATGTACATCTTATGATTGAAAAACCAGAAAGGTTTATTGAAGACTTTAAAGATGCTGGAGCCGATATAATAACTGTACATCAAGAAGCATCTATTCATCTTCATAGGACAATTACTCAAATTAAATCATTAGGATTAAAAGCAGGAGTTTCTTTGAATCCAGCAACTCCTATTGAAACAATAAAGCATTTATTAAATGATATAGATATGATTTTAATAATGACTGTAAACCCAGGCTTTGGTGGACAAGGTCTTATAAAAGAAATGAAAGAAAAAGTTATGGAGCTAAGAGCTATTATAGACGAAAATAATTTAGATATTGATATACAAGTTGATGGTGGCGTTAAATTAGACAATATAGAAGAACTTAAAAGCTGGGGAGCGAATATATTTGTAGTTGGATCTGGCATATTTAAAGCAGAAGATATTGAATTAGAAACTAAAAAATATAAACAAAAATTGATACAAAAAGACTCTTAA
- a CDS encoding thiamine diphosphokinase, protein MFIIRILVIGGGKFIKEDIAKSIINECDIIIAADGAGKYLYDLDVMPDMLVGDFDTLEKNILDFYKRKKVNICEFSPIKDKSDLELSIDLAMENNPKEIIIIGALGTRMDHSLSNIMLLFHILDKNINVKLIDNNNEIIPIKDEIIIDSGKYEYVSLLPIFDDLEGVELKGFEYESDNLYIKKSSTLGISNEIKKDKASIKIKSGKGLVILSND, encoded by the coding sequence GTGTTTATTATTAGAATTCTTGTAATAGGTGGAGGAAAATTCATAAAAGAAGATATTGCTAAATCAATTATAAATGAATGTGATATTATTATTGCAGCAGATGGAGCAGGTAAATATTTATATGATTTAGATGTAATGCCTGATATGTTAGTTGGAGATTTTGACACATTAGAAAAAAATATATTAGATTTTTATAAAAGAAAAAAAGTGAATATATGTGAATTTTCTCCAATAAAAGATAAGTCGGATTTAGAACTTTCCATTGACTTAGCGATGGAAAATAATCCCAAAGAAATAATTATAATAGGAGCCCTTGGAACTAGAATGGATCATTCTTTGTCTAATATTATGTTGCTATTTCATATTTTAGATAAAAATATTAATGTGAAGTTGATAGATAACAATAATGAAATAATACCTATAAAAGATGAAATTATAATAGATAGTGGAAAATATGAATATGTATCATTATTACCAATATTTGATGACTTAGAGGGAGTAGAACTTAAAGGTTTTGAATATGAATCTGATAATTTATATATAAAAAAATCATCTACACTTGGTATAAGTAATGAGATTAAAAAAGATAAAGCAAGTATTAAGATTAAATCTGGTAAAGGCCTAGTTATATTATCCAATGATTAA
- the rpmB gene encoding 50S ribosomal protein L28, whose product MAKYCEVCGKGKVSGNNVTFSKHHTKRTWSPNIRKVKAIVDGTPKRINVCTRCLRSDKVQRAL is encoded by the coding sequence ATGGCTAAATACTGTGAAGTATGTGGAAAAGGTAAAGTAAGTGGAAATAATGTAACATTCTCTAAGCATCACACAAAGAGAACTTGGAGTCCGAATATTAGAAAAGTTAAAGCAATAGTAGACGGTACACCTAAAAGAATAAATGTATGTACTAGATGTTTAAGATCTGATAAAGTACAAAGAGCATTATAA
- a CDS encoding Asp23/Gls24 family envelope stress response protein: MPGKINNQYGTINIDDNVLASVAGMSAMECYGLVGMAIKNAKDGLVELLRREHLTKGVKVYSDDDKLIIDLYIVVQFGIKISVVANNIIDKVKYNIESLTGMKVDKVNIHVQSVRVQK; the protein is encoded by the coding sequence ATGCCTGGAAAAATTAATAATCAATATGGTACTATTAATATCGATGATAATGTATTAGCTTCTGTTGCTGGTATGTCAGCTATGGAGTGCTATGGGCTTGTAGGTATGGCAATTAAAAATGCTAAGGATGGATTGGTCGAATTATTAAGACGTGAACATTTAACTAAAGGTGTAAAAGTATATTCTGATGACGATAAATTAATAATTGACTTATATATAGTAGTACAATTTGGAATTAAGATTTCAGTTGTAGCAAACAATATTATTGATAAAGTGAAATATAACATAGAAAGCTTAACTGGCATGAAAGTAGATAAAGTAAATATCCATGTTCAAAGTGTTAGAGTTCAAAAGTAG
- a CDS encoding DAK2 domain-containing protein produces MKIEYLDSTIAKKAFVNAANKLDKNKEVVNELNVFPVPDGDTGTNMSLTMQSAIKHIRNNNANTIDEIAKAASSGSLMGARGNSGVILSQLLRGFSKGLRGKEKIDVPILANAFKHATETAYKAVMKPIEGTILTVARESSEKAEELIGKEEDIISFLEQVILAGEDALRRTPEMLDVLKKAGVVDAGGKGLIYILKGALEAISGKIVELSNEEFEKKEIQIHEAHDNDTEIKFGYCTEFIIKKTDIEPNEFRNYISKYGDSMLVVGSDEMIKVHIHTNNPGEVLEEALKNGELIDIKIDNMRYQHENRVVSGKDKEMKKYSFIAISMGEGIKNVFEDLNVDHVITGGQTMNPSTEDILSAIDKVDGENIIILPNNSNIILAANQAKELSERNIEVLPTKTIPQGISALLVFDEEIGLNDNLENMKEIINNVKTGQVTYAVRDTNINDKEIKKDDIMGISDGDIKTVGKDIDQVTIDLLKEMVTEDNDIISLFYGEEIDEDKANNLAEKLQTEFNGVDIETIYGGQPLYYYLVSVE; encoded by the coding sequence TTGAAAATTGAATATTTAGACAGCACGATTGCTAAAAAAGCCTTTGTTAATGCTGCTAATAAATTAGATAAAAATAAAGAGGTAGTAAATGAATTAAATGTTTTCCCTGTGCCAGATGGTGATACAGGAACTAATATGTCGCTTACCATGCAATCAGCAATAAAACATATAAGAAATAATAATGCAAATACAATAGATGAAATAGCAAAAGCGGCTTCAAGTGGTTCTTTGATGGGGGCACGTGGAAACTCTGGGGTTATATTATCACAATTACTCAGAGGGTTTAGTAAAGGGCTTAGAGGCAAAGAAAAAATAGATGTACCTATTTTAGCTAATGCATTTAAACATGCAACTGAAACGGCATATAAGGCTGTTATGAAACCTATAGAAGGTACTATTTTGACAGTTGCTAGAGAATCTTCTGAAAAAGCTGAAGAACTAATAGGAAAAGAAGAAGACATAATATCATTTTTAGAACAAGTAATACTAGCTGGAGAAGATGCACTAAGAAGAACTCCAGAGATGTTAGATGTTCTTAAAAAAGCAGGAGTAGTTGATGCGGGAGGAAAAGGACTTATATATATATTAAAAGGTGCTCTAGAAGCTATATCAGGTAAAATAGTAGAATTGAGTAATGAAGAATTTGAAAAAAAGGAAATTCAAATTCATGAGGCTCATGATAATGATACTGAGATAAAGTTCGGATATTGTACTGAATTTATAATCAAGAAGACAGACATAGAACCTAATGAATTTAGAAACTATATATCTAAATATGGAGATTCAATGTTAGTTGTAGGTTCTGATGAAATGATTAAAGTTCACATCCATACAAATAATCCTGGAGAAGTTTTAGAAGAAGCTTTAAAAAATGGTGAATTAATAGACATTAAGATTGATAATATGCGATATCAACATGAAAATAGAGTTGTAAGTGGAAAAGATAAAGAAATGAAAAAATATAGTTTTATAGCAATTTCAATGGGAGAAGGCATTAAAAATGTATTTGAAGATTTAAATGTAGACCATGTTATAACAGGTGGACAAACTATGAATCCAAGTACAGAAGATATATTATCTGCTATTGATAAAGTGGATGGAGAAAACATTATAATACTACCTAATAATAGTAATATTATATTAGCTGCAAATCAAGCAAAGGAATTAAGTGAAAGAAATATAGAAGTATTACCTACTAAAACTATTCCTCAAGGAATTTCTGCATTACTTGTATTTGATGAAGAAATAGGTTTAAATGATAATTTAGAAAATATGAAAGAAATTATAAATAATGTGAAAACTGGTCAAGTAACTTATGCAGTAAGAGATACAAATATAAATGATAAAGAAATAAAAAAAGATGATATAATGGGCATATCTGATGGTGATATTAAAACCGTTGGTAAAGACATAGATCAAGTTACTATTGATTTGTTAAAGGAAATGGTAACAGAAGATAATGATATAATTTCTCTGTTCTATGGTGAAGAAATAGATGAGGATAAAGCAAATAATTTAGCTGAAAAACTTCAAACTGAGTTTAATGGTGTAGATATTGAAACTATATATGGAGGTCAACCTTTATACTATTATTTGGTATCTGTTGAATAA